A part of Rhodamnia argentea isolate NSW1041297 chromosome 8, ASM2092103v1, whole genome shotgun sequence genomic DNA contains:
- the LOC115735440 gene encoding F-box protein At1g30200-like: MIQKLRADPPRGRVGPDDNRFDLLPDALLLLIFSKVADLNTLVLCSSVCKRFRLLVPQIDTVSLRLDYFDRDGSARGSSVRSLRRIFKSFGAKLIGPRSSASVCCSSSRVAPYDQLSHLRHRFRELVALRVELRNSTRSRRDDAVRNSLTWWKAVFGSRLETCVVLSAASICRTSAGASCGVGRVRETMSESDLKSILEMTKCSLVNASFRLVYFVPRDHGRLRSVVVSDDAGRGKLCMGEEELASFNGSPSSKRNSAEELRSQRLRSLRGPLRMNVWYVPVLDLPASGRCMRRVKIAAARREDNREIAMERDAELLIGGFRRRRRAREGLRRSCGGDDEKQQEEEVRAEDSVLLGLGEWGTTCWIIPPLHLDIFVFMLTSHYTG, from the coding sequence atgattCAAAAACTACGCGCGGATCCTCCACGAGGTCGCGTCGGTCCCGATGACAACCGCTTCGATTTGCTTCCCgacgccctcctcctcctcatcttctCCAAGGTCGCCGACCTTAACACCCTCGTCCTCTGCTCCTCCGTCTGCAAGCGCTTCCGCCTCCTCGTCCCCCAGATCGACACCGTCTCCCTCCGTCTCGACTACTTCGACCGCGACGGCTCTGCTAGAGGGAGCTCCGTTCGCTCTCTGAGGAGGATCTTCAAAAGCTTCGGCGCCAAGCTGATCGGACCGAGGTCGTCGGCTTCGGTTTGCTGCTCCAGCAGCCGCGTCGCTCCGTACGACCAGCTCTCTCACCTCAGGCACCGGTTTCGCGAGCTCGTAGCTCTTCGAGTGGAGCTCCGGAATTCCACGAGGTCACGCCGCGACGATGCGGTTCGCAACTCCCTGACCTGGTGGAAAGCCGTTTTCGGATCGCGGCTCGAGACCTGCGTCGTGCTCTCCGCGGCGTCGATTTGCCGGACCTCAGCCGGCGCATCCTGTGGCGTCGGCCGCGTCAGGGAGACAATGAGCGAGTCCGACCTGaagtcgattctggagatgacCAAGTGCTCGCTCGTGAACGCGTCGTTCAGGCTTGTCTACTTCGTCCCTCGCGACCACGGGAGGCTCCGGAGCGTCGTGGTCTCGGACGACGCCGGGAGGGGCAAGCTGTGCATGGGAGAGGAGGAGCTCGCGAGCTTCAACGGGAGCCCATCCTCGAAGAGGAATTCCGCGGAGGAATTGAGGTCGCAGAGGCTGAGGAGCCTGAGAGGCCCTCTCCGAATGAACGTGTGGTACGTGCCGGTCCTGGATCTGCCCGCGAGCGGCCGCTGCATGAGGAGAGTGAAGATCGCGGCGGCTCGAAGAGAGGACAATCGGGAGATCGCGATGGAGAGGGACGCCGAGCTGTTGATTGGCGGCTTTCGGCGAAGGCGGCGAGCGAGGGAAGGCCTGCGACGAAGCTGTGGTGGAGATGATGAGAAGCAGCAGGAAGAAGAGGTACGAGCTGAAGATTCCGTACTGCTTGGATTAGGAGAGTGGGGGACAACTTGCTGGATCATTCCACCCCTCC
- the LOC115735554 gene encoding cytochrome P450 94A2-like, with translation MNLASESVVAIVHRKAEPDPQMMLDLNLFTFSLCSLPFLLFFFLRLSRSAASRRPPGGPAETPCPESHPVVGNVVGFLRNRHRFHDWVADMLSRTPSSTLRVNTFLGLSRGVCTSNPLNLQHLLSSNFPNYVKGSRYHAVLRELLGDGIFAVDGHLWSLQRKIASHEFTTRSLKHFISETVSREISDRLLPFLSSACNEGRVVDLQEALQRFAFDNICSVAFGVDPNCFAAEGASEFSGRNSAFVKAFDEAVENCSSRFMSPWPALWKFKRFFNLGSEKRFRSQIRVINEFAMDIIKLKEEQIKSASERENGDEMSHDRDLLSRFMSSSADLEFRDLEEKRKFLRDIVISFVLAGKDSTSTALTWFFWLIAEHPLCERKILKELSSAASSKTEVKVFTYDELKSLHYLHAAVTESMRLFPPVPINSRLTVDDDVLPDGTRMGKGWFADYSAYAMGRSEEVWGPECREFKPERWLDGSDGDRDGNEDDRQNVRFRPSDQWKYPVFHCGPRMCLGKEMAYVQMKSVAAAVMAEFEVSPEAEDGDKSGMRMADPPYTLSLVLKMRGGLPVRLRRRR, from the exons ATGAATCTCGCTTCAGAATCGGTCGTCGCCATCGTCCACCGGAAGGCAGAACCAGACCCCCAGATGATGCTCGACCTCAATCtcttcaccttctctctctgctCCCTccccttcctcctcttcttcttcctccgcctcTCGCGCTCCGCCGCCTCCCGCCGCCCTCCCGGTGGTCCCGCCGAAACCCCATGCCCGGAATCGCACCCCGTCGTCGGCAACGTCGTTGGCTTCCTCCGCAACCGCCACCGCTTCCACGACTGGGTCGCCGACATGCTGTCGCGGACCCCGTCGTCGACCCTCCGGGTCAACACCTTCCTCGGCCTCTCCCGCGGGGTCTGCACCTCCAACCCCCTCAACCTCCAGCACCTCCTCTCTTCCAACTTCCCCAACTACGTCAAGGGCTCCCGCTACCACGCCGTCCTCCGCGAGCTCCTCGGCGACGGCATCTTCGCCGTCGACGGCCACCTCTGGTCCCTCCAGCGCAAGATCGCCAGCCACGAGTTCACTACCAGGTCGCTCAAGCACTTCATCTCGGAGACCGTCAGCCGCGAGATCTCCGACCGCCTCCTCCCGTTCCTCTCCAGCGCCTGCAACGAGGGCAGAGTCGTCGACCTCCAGGAGGCGTTGCAGAGATTCGCCTTCGACAACATATGCAGCGTCGCGTTCGGTGTCGATCCTAACTGTTTCGCCGCGGAAGGAGCATCGGAGTTCTCCGGCCGCAATTCGGCTTTCGTCAAAGCTTTCGACGAGGCGGTCGAGAATTGCTCGTCTCGGTTCATGTCGCCCTGGCCTGCTCTGTGGAAATTCAAGCGATTCTTCAATCTCGGGTCGGAGAAACGATTCAGATCGCAAATAAGAGTGATCAACGAGTTCGCAATGGACATCATCAAATTGAAAGAGGAACAAATCAAATCGGCGTCCGAACGAGAGAACGGCGACGAGATGAGCCACGATCGAGATCTGCTGTCGAGGTTCATGTCATCGAGCGCCGATTTGGAGTTCCGAGAcctggaggagaagaggaagttCCTGCGAGACATCGTCATAAGCTTCGTTCTCGCAGGCAAGGACTCGACCTCAACGGCGCTGACCTGGTTCTTCTGGCTGATCGCCGAGCACCCGTTGTGCGAGCGCAAAATCCTCAAAGAATTATCGTCAGCAGCGTCCTCAAAGACGGAGGTGAAGGTCTTCACCTACGACGAGCTGAAGAGCCTCCACTACCTGCACGCGGCGGTGACTGAGTCCATGCGGCTGTTCCCCCCGGTGCCGATCAACTCGAGATTGACGGTGGACGACGATGTGTTGCCCGACGGGACCCGCATGGGGAAGGGATGGTTCGCTGATTACTCGGCGTACGCTATGGGGAGGAGCGAGGAGGTGTGGGGGCCGGAGTGCAGGGAGTTCAAGCCGGAAAGGTGGTTGGACGGCAGTGATGGGGATCGCGACGGCAACGAGGACGATCGTCAAAACGTGCGTTTTAGGCCGTCCGACCAGTGGAAGTATCCGGTGTTCCACTGTGGGCCAAGGATGTGCCTGGGGAAGGAGATGGCCTACGTGCAGATGAAGTCCGTGGCGGCCGCCGTCATGGCGGAGTTTGAGGTTTCACCGGAGGCGGAGGACGGAGACAAGAGCGGGATGAGGATGGCGGACCCGCCCTACACGCTGTCGTTGGTCCTCAAGATGAGAGGAGGATTGCCTGTTCGgctgcggaggaggag atga